DNA sequence from the Prochlorothrix hollandica PCC 9006 = CALU 1027 genome:
CCAGCCTGCCCGTCACCCCCGACGAGCTACGGCTGCTGCAAAACTGTCGGGACAAAACTCTACGACCCGACGATCTCCCCGACTTCCTCTCCCCCAGCCAGCGCCAAACCCTGATCCAGACCCTGGCCGATCGGGGGCTGATTCTGATTTTGCGGCGGGCCATCACCGACGTGTGGCTAACCCCGGAGGGTCTGGACTTTTTGCGCCATGAGTGTGAACCCAAGGGCACGGTCCCCCTGGTGAGCGGGGATTTGCTGGGAGCCTATGTGCAGTTGTTGCGCCACGCCATGGCCCATAGCTCCGGCAGTGGCAACGGGGACCAGTCCACAGGGGACGAGACCACAGCCCAGCAGCCCCAGCCCTTGCCCAGCCTCGCCCAGGTGCTCCAAGTGATCTGCGACCTCGATCGGGAACTCAACAGCGGCAACTACTTGCCCCTCTTTTTGGTGCGACAGAAACTGCAACCCCCCTTTAGTCGAGAAGGGTTAGATGGGGCACTGTATGAATTACAGCGTAATGATTTGATAGAACTGGGATCAATCCAAGAAGTGAGCCACTACACCCCAGAGCAACTCCAGGCCGGCATTCCCCAAAACGTGGGGGGATCACTGTTCTTTGTTAGCACTCGTTAGCCCGGTTTTATGTCTGTGTTACCGCCCGAGTTCCAGCCCGGATTAACCTCCCCTGGCCTGACCCCTGGATCACAATCCCGTGTCTCCCAGGAGCAACCTGCCCGCAGTCCCAGGACGATCGCCGACATTCTGCAACGGGAAATCAACCCCTTTGATGGCAGAACCTTCAAACCGGGGAATTTCTGGCACGATCGCCCCAATGCCAGCCTCAACATTGTCTCCATCCACCCCGACATCATGGCCGCCGTGGGCCAACACCTGGACAGCGTTCGCCAAGATGGTGTCACCCGTACCCTGCTCCTGGTGGGAGAATCGGGGGCGGGCAAAAGCCACCTGCTGGGACGGCTGCAACAGCAGTTAAACCCCCACGCTTTTTTCGCCTACATTGGTCCCTGGCCCGACAGCCACTATATCTGGCGACATATCCTCCGCAACACCGTCGATAGCCTGCTGGAGATCCCCGACACCCCGTCCGCCGCGATCCCGTCCGCCGAACAACCGTCCCAACTGATGCTGTGGATCCAGGGACTGCTGCAACTCCAGGATCGGGATTTTAGCCGCCTGATCTTTGGTCAGCGCCGCATCTTTGTGCGCAAACTCATGACGGAGTATGCCAAGGGCATCTATAACCCCGGTGAATTTTTTGGGGTGCTCTATGATCTCACGGACCCAGATCTGGCCTACCTAGCCGCCAGTTGGCTCCGGGGGGACAACCTAGACCAGGAAAGCTGCGAAGAGCTGCGGGTTCGCCAGCCCATTGACTCGGAGGATGCCGCCCAAAAGATCCTGGGCAATTTCGGCAAAATCGCTGCCGTCACCCAGCCCATTGTTCTCTGCTTTGATAACCTGGATAACCTGCCCCACCTGCCCACGGGGCAACCGGATTTCCAGTCCCTGTTTAATGTCAACTCCTCCATCCATAACGACAAACTGCGCAATTTTCTGCTGCTGATCAGCGTGGTCACCAATACCTGGAAGCTCAATGAACCCCTGGTGCAACCGGCGGACTTGGCCCGCATCGACACCACCCTCACCCTGCGCCCCATTGACCTCAGCCAAGCCCAAGCCCTGTGGGCCAACCGCCTTGCCCCCTACCACGCCCAAGCCCAGCCCCGACCGGCTTCCCCCATAGCTCCCCTGGGGCTGGAGTGGCTCCAGGGGGCATTTCCCAGCGGCAAAGCCCTGCCCCGCAATGTGTTGGTGTTGGGACAACAGTTGATCGATCGCCTGAAACAAACCGGCACCCTTCCCGTGCCCCAACCCCCCGATGCCGGGGTCAGCCAGGAACGTCCCCCCAGTCTCCAGGGGGAATTTGCCTTGGTGTGGCACCATGAACTGCGGAAAACCCAGGCTAAACTCCAGCGCTTGCAGCAACTGTCATCTCCAGAGTTGGTGTGGCGACTGCGGGAGGTGTTGGAAGCCCTGGAGGTGAACCCAGTGCGCCTGCCATTCTTGCAGCGGACTAAGTTTGCGGCCTATTCCCTGACCTATGGCCCTGGGCCTGTTGTGTCCCTGGGCGATCGATCCCTCTCCCTGAACCCTGAATCCAACCCTAAACCCAACCCTAAACCAGTGGTGGTGCTGTGGGTGGAAGATGCGAACCTCACCACCTTCTTTTATGTGATGCAAGCCTGCCAAAAAACCCTGGAAACCCAGCCCTCTAGCGCTATTTACCTGTTGCGCAACGCTAGCCTGGGCCATGGCAGCAGCAAGGGCAACCAACTATTCCACCTGATGTTTTCTCAAGCTAACACCCACCACCTCAAGCCAGATCTGGAGTCGGTGCAGATGCTGGAGACCTACCATCATTTGGTCAATGCGGTCTGTGGGCGAGAGTTGGTCATTGGCAACCATACGCCGAATCTGCCCCAACTCCAAGCCATGGTGCGGGCTTCAGGGGTTCTCAAGGACTGTAGCCTGTTGCAGCAGTTGGGGCTGGTGTCGGCCCTGGATTCCGACCCGATGACCCTGGGACAGCGGGATCCCGTCGGGACTGGGGGGGAGTCGATCGCTAACCCCCCGATCGAAGCCAACAGCCCTCAGCCCAGATCAAACCGCGACGACGGGGATAGGGATGACGGGGATGAAGACGAAAGCGGATTTATCACCCTGGCTCTGTTGCATCAAGCTGAAATCTATGTGGGCCATCTGTTGGCCAGTCAAAAACTGCTGGGAGTCCAAGCCCTGATCACCCAGGCCCAGGGGCAATTTCCCCTACTGTCCCGGCGGCACGTCCAGCGGTTCATCCACAATCTGACGAAGACGGGTCAGGCTCAATACCTCAACCCCCATGCCCCCCCGGAGGCCCAGTTGGTGACCTGGGTCGTCGATCGCCCCACTCCAGAAGCAACGCCCTAAACCCTAGGAATTGCAAGCCAGGGTCAGCAGTGCCAACCCCACACCCATCCCACACCCATCCCACACCCATCCCAACAGCGCAGCCCCGGTTTCTTCCGTATCAGTCCAGGGGCTGAGGGTGACGCTGCGGGTGACGCTGCGGGTGACGCTGAGGGTGACATTGACTGGAGACACCGTTACCCTTAAGATAGGATTCTGTGATTTTTTCACAATCCACAAGGTTGTAACTGGGATATGGGCCATGCTTATCGAGTTTAGGGTTGGCAATTACCGATCATTTAAGGAGCCAGTCACCTTGAGTATGGTGGCTGCACATCTGGTTGCAAAAGATAAAGATCTGGATGACAACAACGTTTTCCCCGTCGATGCTGATCTGAAACTCCTGAAAAGCGCTGCCATTTACGGGGCCAATGCCAGCGGTAAAAGTAACCTAGCTAAAGCCTTAGGGTTTATGAGGTGGTTCATGATCAACTCATCTAAGGAAACCCAGAGTACTGAGAAAATAGGTGTTGAACCCTTCACACTGAGTACAACAACTGATACTCAACCGACTTTTTTTGAAATCGTCTTTCTGATGGATGATAGAAAATATCGCTATGGATTTGAAGCAACTGCCGATCAAATTGTCTCCGAGTGGCTCTTTTATGTTCCCAAGTCAAGGGAAACAAGGCTTTTTGAACGAAAATTTAATGATTTTACAATTTCCAGAACATATAAAGCTGATGGAGTTCAACAGCGAACAAGACAAAATGCCCTATTCTTGTCTGTATCTGCTCAGTTTAATGTAGAAATTGCAGAATCAATTTTAAGCTACCTAACCCATAACATCAAGATAATTTCTGGACTACATGACGAAACCTATTTAAGCTATACCATTCGCTGCTTGAAAGACAGTCAAAGCAGACATGAAATTCTTCAGTTACTTGAAAAACTAGATCTAGGGTTCAGTGATATCAAGATAAAAAATATCAAAGTCACTGATCCGTTGCTAGATAAACTTCCCGACGAGATCAAAAAACTTATTTTAAGTCATGAAGAAGGAGATTTGACAGCAGTACAAACTGTTCACCAGAAATTTGATGAGGCAGAACAGCCTATCTCTACAGAACTATTTGATCTGAGACATCAAGAATCGGAAGGAACTCAAAAAGTCTTTGCCTTAGCAGGTTCTCTTGTTGATACATTAAAGCATGGGGAAGTTCTGATTATCGATGAATTTGATGCTAGAATCCATCCTCTCCTGAGTCAGGCGATCGTCAAGCTATTTAACTCCAACATCACGAATCCAAATAATGCTCAATTGGTAGTGATGACCCATGATACCAACCTCCTGAGTAATAAACTTTTCCGTAGAGATCAAATTTGGTTCACTGAAAAAAGTCGCTATGGTGCCACAGATCTTTATTCTTTGGCAGAATATAAGGTGCGTAATGATGCATCATTTGAGAGCGATTACATCAAAGGAAAATATGGTGCAATTCCATATATCAGTAATCTCAATCCTGTAATCGATACCCATGACTAAACGAAAAGCAAGTCCTCGTGGTTACGATCGACGGAAAGTTAACACCAGAGAGGTTAAGCAGAGTTTCCTGATTGTCTGTGAGGGATCAAAGACAGAACCCAACTACTTTGAAAGTTTTCGCGTTCCCCGCAACGTTGTGGTCCTAGATATCCAGGGTTTGGGGAAAAATCCCAGTCAATTAGTCGATCATGCACAAAAGCTTCAAAATAAAAATGCCTATGATCAAGTCTGGTGTGTTTTCGATCGGGATGATTGGACCCCAGACGATTTCAACCGTGCCATCAGCAAGGCCGAGAAGCAAGGGTTTAAAGTAGCGTATTCCAATGAGGCATTTGAACTCTGGTACGTTCTCCACTTTGAATTTCTTAATACTGGGCTTCCCCGCAGTGATTACCGCAGAAAATTAAGTTCACATCTTCAGTACCAGTACGAGAAGAACAGCAAAATAATTTACGATAAACTACGTTCATATCAGCCCACCGCCATTAGAAATGCTGAGAGGCTACTGCAAGACTACAATCCCCCCAATCCTAGTCAAGACAACCCTTCCACAACCGTCCATTTATTAGTCCAAGAACTGAATAGATTTATTTAGTTCCAGATGATGGACTACCTCTAGGCCCATCTGCGTCAACCTACAGGGCTAGGGGGAGATGGGGCATAATAGGGGGAAGTTTTTCCAAAATAGGCGGGAGAGGGCTGGCAATGCTGATGGAATTGGGGATTGCTGAGGTGGTGCTGGGGGCGGGGAAGGCGCTGCTGGAGACTTTTGGCGGGTCGATCGCCGAGGGGCTGGCGGAAACGGTGCTGGAGCGGCTGCGGGGCGGGGAGGCTCTGGAGCAGGACCGGGCCAAGGCCATGGAGTTGGAAGGCAATCCGGCGCTGTTGCAACAATTTCGGGAAGCCCAGGCGAGTTTGGCCGCTGTGCAGACGGAGCAGAATACCCTGAAGCGGGAGGAGTTGGCCCTGGCGGCACGATCGGGGGCGTTGGAGTTGGCCATTACCCAAAAGCTGGGGGAGGCCCAGTTGGATTTGGGCTGGCGGACCTTGGAGCAGCGGGGCCAGATTGAGGAGGCCAAGCTCCAGCAACAGCAGCAGTTGGCGGAGCAGGAGCGGGCGTTGCAGGTTTGGCTCCAGGGCCAGAGTTTGCAGGTGCAGCAGCGGCAACACCAGGAAAGCCTGGAGTTCCAGCGCCAAGCCCAACAGATCCAAATTGAGGCGGATTGGCAGCGCAATAGTTTGGCGACGATCCTCAGCCCGGAGACCTTGAAGCAGTTGTCTCCCGATCGTCTGCAATTTGTGGCGGCGCTGATGCAGGTCAGCGACAGTTGCCCGGACTATTTCCGCCATGATTTGGGGCGCATGGCCAAGAGTGAGTTGCGTCTGTTTCAGCGCCAGTTTCGGGACAAGGCGTTGGATTTTTATCCCCAGTTTTTCAAAAGTGAGGATGTTTTTGATACGGATATTGAGCAATTGCGGCGGATTATCCCGAGCCATTGCGTGATTGCGGGCTTTAGCTCTGTGGTGCAGAACCGGGCCTATTTCCACTACACCCTCTGGGGCAGTGAGATGGCCCAGGCGTTGGGGGGGGCTTTTGATCAGCGGGTGGATTGGGGGGATTGGCTGGGGTTGTTGCGGCGGGAGGCGGAGCAGCGGGGGCAGGCGCTCCCGGAGGGGCAGCTTTTGGAACTGGTGGGGCGGGGGCTGGTGGCGTTGCAGAAGCTGTTTGCCTGTTATTTGGTGGATCTCTATGCTCTGGTGGATGGGGCGAATCCCTATGTGGCGCTGACGGTGGATCAGGGGTTTGATCCCCTGGTGGAGCCGCTGTTGTTGCCCTATCGCTATGGTTTGGAGGGTCAGTTACAGGAGCTAAAGGCGGCGCGGCAGGCGGCGTTTGATCAGTTGTTGCAAGCGGCGAAGGCGGCGGAACTGCGAGCCGAGGCAGAGGCCAAGCAGAAGGCAAAAACAGAACAGGAGCGGCAGCGGCGGAAGGCGGAGGCAAAGCGGAAGGCAGAGGCAAAGCGGAAGGCGGAGGAAGAGGCAGAGCGATTGAGGAAAGAGCAGGAACAGGAGCAACAAAAGGCAAAAGCTCAAGTAGCCTTCAAAAAGGGACAAAGCTTATGGGAACTTGAAAAGTACAAAGAGGCGTTAGCTGCCTATAACGAGGCGATTAGCATTGACACAACTTTACTGCTAGCCTGGGTAGGTCAAGGTACTGTTTTAGATCATTTGGGTAGATTTGCTGATGCATTAGAAGCTTGTAATACAGCACTTACAATTGATAATAATTGTGCAGAAGCTTGGGCAGCACGGGGCAAGACTCTTAGTAATTTAGGGAATCACACAGATGGTCTTCATGATTGCGACCAAGCCCTCATGATCAATCCTGACTACCCAATTGCTTGGCAAAACCGAGGTCATATTGTGAACTGCCTAGGTCGATATGAGGAAGCAGTGGCAGCTTTCGATCGCACTTTGGCAATAAACTCCCGCGATAAGTGGGCTTGGAACGGTCAAGGCTACGCTCTAAATCAGTTAGGTCGATATGAGGAAGCAGTGATAGCTTTCGATTCTGCACTCACAGTTGACCCTAACTTTACAGAAGCGTGGAATGGTAGAGGCCATGCTTTGAGCAAGTTAGATCGATACGAGGAAGCAGTAACAGCTTTCGATTCTGCACTCACAGTTGATCCTAACTTTACAGAAGCGTGGAATGGTAGAGGTCATGCTTTGAGCAAGTTAGATCGATACGAGGAAGCGTTGACAGCTTTTGGGCAGGCGCTGGCCATCGATTCTAGTTTTCAGGTGTACTGGAATAGCTATGGTATTGCTTTTTATGAGTTAGGTTACTATGAGCAAGCAAGAATAGCTTTCAATCATGCACTTGTAATTGACCCTCAAGACAAATGGAGTTGGAATGACCTAGGTAATGCTTTAGACGAATTAGGTTTAGATAATAAAGCATTAGAGGCTTACAGCAGAGCTTTAGAGATTGACCCAAGTTTTACTGTTGCCATCAACAATCATAAAACTGCTGAAGAGAAACTCCAGAGCACTGAACCAACCCAACCCCAAACCCCTTCCCCCAAATTCTGGCCCTTTGGCCGCAAACCTTAGCCCATCACCCTAAATTACCCATGTCCCCAGAAACCCTGACCCGCTATGTCACTCGCCACCCAGAAATTCTCTCCGGTGAACCCATCATTGCCCAAACCCGCACCAGCGTTCGGGCGATCGTCAGCCTCTGGCGACTAGGCATCCCCCCCGAAGAAATCGTCACCACCCATCTGACCCACCTCACCCTCGCCCAAGTTTTCGATGCCCTCAGCTTCTACCTCGACCACCAAGACGACATTAATGCCTACATTGAACGCAACAGAACCCCAGAAAGTCTGGTTCATCCGATCGTCCAATCTACCTTAGCCTGAGCCACGTTAGAGCCAAGATGATGAAACTTTTCGCTGCGATCTACACCGATGAAGACATCTCCAACCTAGTGGCCACCCTGTTACAAAGCCGTGGATTTGATGTTCTCACAACAATCTCAGCCAGAAGAATGGGTTACACAGACTCCGAGCAACTAAAATTCGCCACTACCCAAAGCCGATGCTTTTTAACCCATAATCGAGTTGACTTTGAGATCTTGCATCTTAGGCTTATGGAGAGTCAAATTCACCACTCCGGCATCATTATTGTTCCGCAAAAAAGTCCCTACGAGATTGCCCAGCGAGTTGGTCTCCTTTTAGATACCTTAACTGCCGATGAGATCGCTAACCAGCTTCTCTACGCCTAGGCTTGAGGAACCGATAGTAGCAATCCCCCCGTGGTTGCCCCGGTTTTGTGCCACCCCGCCCGGTTGTGAATGTCGGTTGAACCGGGTTCAGGATGACCCCATTGATCAATGGTCTCGTTGTGCCGGGACAGGGCGGGCACGGGGGCACCGCCCCTACCGGGCAGATTGTGGCGATCGGGTAGGGGTGGGGTTTCCGCGCCCAGGGCAGAATCGTTGGTCAGTTAACCGGATTTAGAGCGTTATCTTATCGTTGTGGGGGAGTATCACGAGGTTTTCCAGGTATCGAGGAAATTCCAGTCGCTATCCTCGTCCCCGTCCCCTGGTTCATCTTCCCCCGTGCCCAGGGTCCACTGGCTACGATCGAGGGGAACCCCCGACCCATAGGCCGACGGATCCCCGGATCCCTGACCCTTGCGGGCGGGGGGACTGGGCAAATTTAAGGGACGCAGACCAGGAGGGGGGGATTGATCGCCCCCGAAATTAGCGGTGGGGTGGAGATGGGGTGACAAGCCGTCCCCGTCCCAATCCCTGGAGCCATCGTCCGTGAAACCATCACGGCGATCGTCATGGAAAGCGTCAGCCCCATCAACCCCATAGGAGCGGGGCAAGCGATCGCCCTTCGACCCCCCAGACAAACCCCGGCCAAACTGTTCCGGATTCCAGCGCCGCCGCCCTTGGCCCCGCTGGCTGGGTTGATCGGGATCGGGACGAGCGGAATCAGGGCGATCGCCGCCGGTGAAATCGCGGGGACGATCGACATCAGGGCGATCGCCCTCTGGTTGGAACCGGGGCAGCCGATCGCCAGTGCCAGCATCAGTAGCCACCGGAGCCGCAGCGCCAGGGGCACCCCCCCCGCTCCAGTCCTCTCCATCCCAGGCTTCCGCCACCGCCGCCACACCACCCGCCACACCACCCGCCACACCAGGAACCATCCCCTGATTCCCCCCCAAATTCAAGGGTTGCAGGGCCGGGGCAGGTGGGGGCGAGGGAGGCGGCGGGATCAGGGGAGCGCGATCGGGAACCGTCCCATCGGCAGGTGGGGTGTAACTACCATCCCCGTCTAGGAACAGGTAGGTTCCGGCCACGATCGATTCATAGGTGCCCCCCTCAATCCACTTCAGCAACTCCGCTGTGCGCAAAATAATCCAGGGGCGCATATTCTCGGAGAAACTGAGGATCTTGGTCATTTTGTCCAAGTTATCCAGATCACACTCCCCAAACTCCCGCGCCTGATCCAAAAACTCGTCAATCACCGCCTGGGAAATATACTGCTCTGGCAGTCCCGCCAACTTCATCAAGGCACGGGTAGCCACCGTTGTATCTTGGCAAGCCAACAGCCCCGCCCGATCGCAGGTGAGCTTGGCCATCATCATCCATTGATAGAGCGCCAACTCCACCCCATTGGTGGCAATGCCCCCCAATCCCAAGGTGGAACTGGCGATAAACTTACCCAGCACCGGCAGAATAATGGCCGTTTGGTGATAGAGCATGTGCTGGCTTTTGATGTGCCCCAGTTCATGGCCGAAGACATAGAGCCACTCCGCCTCCGTCAGCCGCTCCAGGGCATCCATATTGATGATGACAATGGAATCATTGACCCCAATGGTGAGGGTGCGAATATAGCCTTCCCCATGGATTAAAT
Encoded proteins:
- a CDS encoding DUF433 domain-containing protein yields the protein MSPETLTRYVTRHPEILSGEPIIAQTRTSVRAIVSLWRLGIPPEEIVTTHLTHLTLAQVFDALSFYLDHQDDINAYIERNRTPESLVHPIVQSTLA
- a CDS encoding RloB family protein, encoding MTKRKASPRGYDRRKVNTREVKQSFLIVCEGSKTEPNYFESFRVPRNVVVLDIQGLGKNPSQLVDHAQKLQNKNAYDQVWCVFDRDDWTPDDFNRAISKAEKQGFKVAYSNEAFELWYVLHFEFLNTGLPRSDYRRKLSSHLQYQYEKNSKIIYDKLRSYQPTAIRNAERLLQDYNPPNPSQDNPSTTVHLLVQELNRFI
- a CDS encoding tetratricopeptide repeat protein; this translates as MLMELGIAEVVLGAGKALLETFGGSIAEGLAETVLERLRGGEALEQDRAKAMELEGNPALLQQFREAQASLAAVQTEQNTLKREELALAARSGALELAITQKLGEAQLDLGWRTLEQRGQIEEAKLQQQQQLAEQERALQVWLQGQSLQVQQRQHQESLEFQRQAQQIQIEADWQRNSLATILSPETLKQLSPDRLQFVAALMQVSDSCPDYFRHDLGRMAKSELRLFQRQFRDKALDFYPQFFKSEDVFDTDIEQLRRIIPSHCVIAGFSSVVQNRAYFHYTLWGSEMAQALGGAFDQRVDWGDWLGLLRREAEQRGQALPEGQLLELVGRGLVALQKLFACYLVDLYALVDGANPYVALTVDQGFDPLVEPLLLPYRYGLEGQLQELKAARQAAFDQLLQAAKAAELRAEAEAKQKAKTEQERQRRKAEAKRKAEAKRKAEEEAERLRKEQEQEQQKAKAQVAFKKGQSLWELEKYKEALAAYNEAISIDTTLLLAWVGQGTVLDHLGRFADALEACNTALTIDNNCAEAWAARGKTLSNLGNHTDGLHDCDQALMINPDYPIAWQNRGHIVNCLGRYEEAVAAFDRTLAINSRDKWAWNGQGYALNQLGRYEEAVIAFDSALTVDPNFTEAWNGRGHALSKLDRYEEAVTAFDSALTVDPNFTEAWNGRGHALSKLDRYEEALTAFGQALAIDSSFQVYWNSYGIAFYELGYYEQARIAFNHALVIDPQDKWSWNDLGNALDELGLDNKALEAYSRALEIDPSFTVAINNHKTAEEKLQSTEPTQPQTPSPKFWPFGRKP
- a CDS encoding DUF5615 family PIN-like protein codes for the protein MKLFAAIYTDEDISNLVATLLQSRGFDVLTTISARRMGYTDSEQLKFATTQSRCFLTHNRVDFEILHLRLMESQIHHSGIIIVPQKSPYEIAQRVGLLLDTLTADEIANQLLYA
- a CDS encoding AAA family ATPase: MLIEFRVGNYRSFKEPVTLSMVAAHLVAKDKDLDDNNVFPVDADLKLLKSAAIYGANASGKSNLAKALGFMRWFMINSSKETQSTEKIGVEPFTLSTTTDTQPTFFEIVFLMDDRKYRYGFEATADQIVSEWLFYVPKSRETRLFERKFNDFTISRTYKADGVQQRTRQNALFLSVSAQFNVEIAESILSYLTHNIKIISGLHDETYLSYTIRCLKDSQSRHEILQLLEKLDLGFSDIKIKNIKVTDPLLDKLPDEIKKLILSHEEGDLTAVQTVHQKFDEAEQPISTELFDLRHQESEGTQKVFALAGSLVDTLKHGEVLIIDEFDARIHPLLSQAIVKLFNSNITNPNNAQLVVMTHDTNLLSNKLFRRDQIWFTEKSRYGATDLYSLAEYKVRNDASFESDYIKGKYGAIPYISNLNPVIDTHD
- a CDS encoding M48 family metallopeptidase codes for the protein MTLRNFYGLRANVYEHPFDSRALKSLQKMPGLSLVFKKINEYGIDRLFRFRCTANAIRITYRNFPAIYSAFESACTTLAVDPMPDLYLIHGEGYIRTLTIGVNDSIVIINMDALERLTEAEWLYVFGHELGHIKSQHMLYHQTAIILPVLGKFIASSTLGLGGIATNGVELALYQWMMMAKLTCDRAGLLACQDTTVATRALMKLAGLPEQYISQAVIDEFLDQAREFGECDLDNLDKMTKILSFSENMRPWIILRTAELLKWIEGGTYESIVAGTYLFLDGDGSYTPPADGTVPDRAPLIPPPPSPPPAPALQPLNLGGNQGMVPGVAGGVAGGVAAVAEAWDGEDWSGGGAPGAAAPVATDAGTGDRLPRFQPEGDRPDVDRPRDFTGGDRPDSARPDPDQPSQRGQGRRRWNPEQFGRGLSGGSKGDRLPRSYGVDGADAFHDDRRDGFTDDGSRDWDGDGLSPHLHPTANFGGDQSPPPGLRPLNLPSPPARKGQGSGDPSAYGSGVPLDRSQWTLGTGEDEPGDGDEDSDWNFLDTWKTS
- a CDS encoding ATP-binding protein, whose protein sequence is MSVLPPEFQPGLTSPGLTPGSQSRVSQEQPARSPRTIADILQREINPFDGRTFKPGNFWHDRPNASLNIVSIHPDIMAAVGQHLDSVRQDGVTRTLLLVGESGAGKSHLLGRLQQQLNPHAFFAYIGPWPDSHYIWRHILRNTVDSLLEIPDTPSAAIPSAEQPSQLMLWIQGLLQLQDRDFSRLIFGQRRIFVRKLMTEYAKGIYNPGEFFGVLYDLTDPDLAYLAASWLRGDNLDQESCEELRVRQPIDSEDAAQKILGNFGKIAAVTQPIVLCFDNLDNLPHLPTGQPDFQSLFNVNSSIHNDKLRNFLLLISVVTNTWKLNEPLVQPADLARIDTTLTLRPIDLSQAQALWANRLAPYHAQAQPRPASPIAPLGLEWLQGAFPSGKALPRNVLVLGQQLIDRLKQTGTLPVPQPPDAGVSQERPPSLQGEFALVWHHELRKTQAKLQRLQQLSSPELVWRLREVLEALEVNPVRLPFLQRTKFAAYSLTYGPGPVVSLGDRSLSLNPESNPKPNPKPVVVLWVEDANLTTFFYVMQACQKTLETQPSSAIYLLRNASLGHGSSKGNQLFHLMFSQANTHHLKPDLESVQMLETYHHLVNAVCGRELVIGNHTPNLPQLQAMVRASGVLKDCSLLQQLGLVSALDSDPMTLGQRDPVGTGGESIANPPIEANSPQPRSNRDDGDRDDGDEDESGFITLALLHQAEIYVGHLLASQKLLGVQALITQAQGQFPLLSRRHVQRFIHNLTKTGQAQYLNPHAPPEAQLVTWVVDRPTPEATP